The genomic region GGTTGACGCGACTGTGCTATGCCAACCAAAACAGGAACTGCCCACCAAACCCGAAAACGTACCAAACGAAACTATTTCTCCCCGTGGCTATCATCGGTACAATCCAGTTCCATTTACATCTCAAGTAGGTCTCTAAATTATCTAAACCTGAACCTTAAAAGGTATTAACATTACTGTTGTAAACCTTAGGTCTTATGCTTCCCGCGGAAAGTTCGCTTTTATGCACCGCACTTGCGAATGCGACCGTACTATGTACCCCATCGAACGCGAACAAAAAGCGAAAGTTCTGATCCTTCGAATCATACGATCGTTCAGGACCCCGGTTTGAATTCCATCCCCACAACGAGCACTTCCGGCACAGCCTCTTTGATGATGGAAACAGCAGAACCGCCGGCAATGATGGATATTTCAACGGTCAACGTGTGTCCGGGAGGAAGTAGTGGAAACGTCGCGATCCGTGGTAAATTCCCATTAGTGCTACTAACCAAATCCCGCTCCCTCGAGGATGTCCGGGCGGACAACTCGGTGGAAGGGTCGCAACCATCGCACGAGATGGAGTTCGTGTCTAGTCGCATTCAAAAGCTAAAAGTGCAGGAATGACCTGCATAATGCAGGTATGGTTTAAGTAACCCGCAATATTTTACAAGCAAAACTTCCAAGCCATAAGGACGCAATGTTTGGAATTCTTTCGACATGGGAAAGGTAGATTTTAACTTTTCGAACAAAGATAAACATTCGCAAAGGAGCGAAGCGATAACTTTAGTCCCACTATTCAACAATGATCCGCAGATACCATGAACGCAGACAAAGCAATGTTTCCTTGTGATCTGGTTTCCTCATAAAAGGAGGTTACGCTACATAAAGTAACTTtctatatgttttttttttcaacttagtAGGGAAAAGGCTGATTGGTTTTAACTTACGTGTATTTTTCTgtgttgaaaatatattttcttgtGTACAAACCTACATTGCTTCTCTTTTGTATGAGGATGAGGCTATCGTCAACGTTCACTTCACAGGACCTGCAGGCATTTTCCAATActtgaaaaaaacaataatatttaACGAAAACGGTGTTTGACTTTGTGTACAAtataaacatgttttgtttattttctgttaACACGTGCCATATTGTTGTTTTAATCAGTTTTGAACGTAGCTAAACTGGCCGGttaacaaaatttcaaccttACCTGTGTTGGTAATATCACCTTTCAGGTGACTTGTTAATATGAAATCGAGTAGATTTTTCTTGCGGTTGTTTACTTTAGGTTTTGGTATAAAACGAGTTTAGTATCcagatattttttgtttgcggtGTATTATTTTAAGATGTAATTTTGTCACATAATTTGTACAAGCCACCTGTTTGCTATTGTAAAAAATACACTattaaaatgtgtaattttTGCA from Anopheles coustani chromosome 3, idAnoCousDA_361_x.2, whole genome shotgun sequence harbors:
- the LOC131259193 gene encoding uncharacterized protein LOC131259193, which codes for MQSSNESITPTPMVDATVLCQPKQELPTKPENVPNETISPRGYHRYNPVPFTSQVLCFPRKVRFYAPHLRMRPYYVPHRTRTKSESSDPSNHTIVQDPGLNSIPTTSTSGTASLMMETAEPPAMMDISTVNVCPGGSSGNVAIRGKFPLVLLTKSRSLEDVRADNSVEGSQPSHEMEFVSSRIQKLKVQE